One genomic segment of Besnoitia besnoiti strain Bb-Ger1 chromosome VII, whole genome shotgun sequence includes these proteins:
- a CDS encoding hypothetical protein (encoded by transcript BESB_077180) — translation MVRETEGETNSTVRKNLERQRRKQEYAEKQSTTMSRGRPLQALDRRRLPKHENIEQRKSNKAKKRKKMAKPKCRRTKTKKRDEREAGGNHRREASKQQSSMEADKRRKSGRILPCLSPPWSRRRREKALSLVLFSIYSAADKGKRGKKERATEKAQHDSKRVETKRRL, via the coding sequence ATGGTTCGGGAGACGGAAGGCGAAACAAACTCAACAGTCCGCAAAAATTtggagcgccagcgacggAAACAGGAGTatgcagagaagcagagcaCAACGATGTCGAGAGGAAGGCCCCTGCAGGCGTTGGACCGGAGGCGCCTCCCAAAGCATGAGAACATCGAACAAAGGAAAAGTAacaaagcgaagaagagaaagaaaatgGCGAAGCCGAAGTGTCGTcgcacgaagacgaagaagcgagacgaAAGAGAGGCAGGAGGAAACCACAGGAGGGAAGCGTCGAAACAGCAGAGCAGCATGGAAGCGGacaaaagaagaaagagtgGACGCATCTTACCTTGCTTGAGTCCGCCATGGAGccgacgccgaagagaaaAGGCTCTGTCActcgtcctcttctcgaTCTATTCAGCCGCAGATAAAGGCAAGAGGGGGAAAAAGGAAAGGGCAACAGAGAAAGCGCAGCACGACTCGAAGCGAGTGGAGACAAAGAGGCGCTTGTGA
- a CDS encoding Ras family protein (encoded by transcript BESB_077190) — MFFFQDKDHYDYLFKFIIIGDAGAGKSCLLHQFIENKFKKGCSHTIGVEFGSKMIGIAGKRIKLQIWDTAGQERYRSVTRSYYRGAAGALLVYDISNRDSYNHLMNWLADARSLARADISIIAVGNKADLKEKRAVSFLEASRFAQENDILFLETSAFTGEGVEDVFIKVARLILNKIEDGLIDPNTMISGIHATRTTLGSPGPKPPPSSCSC, encoded by the exons ATGTTTTTCTTTCAGGATAAAGATCACTACGACTACCTCTTCAAGTTCATCATCATCGGCGATGCGGGCGCTGGAAAGTCTTGCCTTTTGCATCAGTTCATCGAAAATAAAT TCAAGAAAGGATGCAGTCACACGATTGGCGTGGAGTTTGGGAGCAAAATGATCGGCATCGCAGGGAAGAGAATCAAACTTCAAATCTGGGATACAGCAGGCCAAGAACGGTATCGCTCCGTGACGAGGAGTTACTacagaggcgctgccggcgcactGCTTGTCTACGATATCAGCAA TCGGGACTCGTACAACCACCTCATGAACTGGCTCGCGGACGCCaggtcgctggcgcgcgctgACATTTCCATCATCGCCGTCG GCAACAAGGCGGACTTGAAGGAAAAacgcgctgtctccttttTGGAGGCCTCACGCTTTGCTCAGGAGAACG ACATTCTTTTCTTGGAAACGAGCGCCTTCACTGGAGAGGGAGTTGAGGACGTCTTCATCAAAGTTGCTCGGCTCATTCTCAACAAAATCGAAGATG GTCTCATCGATCCCAACACGATGATCTCAGGCATCCACGCCACGCGCACGACGCTGGGATCTC CGGGGCCGAAgcctccgccctcgagcTGCTCCTGCTGA